In one window of Spodoptera frugiperda isolate SF20-4 chromosome 11, AGI-APGP_CSIRO_Sfru_2.0, whole genome shotgun sequence DNA:
- the LOC118275029 gene encoding sarcoplasmic calcium-binding protein — protein sequence MALSIVRLGLRSVINFERNAAVLTVTSVPKQLRLIHTKPACNGSVCYLADLPRDRELRSDRGSALRRYSKHHGRPEEDRRKQSDSDSDSDSDTECKGYDRTEFWRRKMRTVHNILDVDKDGLISFNDFILFAERFKSLGHLSNQQAEEFTSIIKLTWEEQWGAIDPYNFVTVEQYLEDMHHVLNDKSLKKRAYRWLPYLFKAVDKDKSGFISVHEFKLFFKCLGLDNEKAAVAFAVIDVNGDGKLSQKEFVKLGKEFFCTEDEKKVSKMFWGPLMN from the exons ATGGCGTTATCGATCGTGCGTTTAGGATTAAGATCTGTAATTAATTTCGAAAGAAATGCAGCTGTTTTAACTGTGACCAGTGTCCCTAAGCAATTAAGa TTAATCCACACGAAACCAGCGTGTAATGGCAGCGTGTGCTACTTAGCAGATCTCCCCCGAGACAGGGAACTCCGGTCAGACAGAGGATCCGCACTCCGGAGGTACAGCAAGCACCACGGACGTCCTGAGGAGGACCGGCGGAAACAGTCTGACAGCGACTCCGATTCGGATTCTGATACAGAATGCAAGGGATATGATCGA ACGGAGTTCTGGCGCCGTAAGATGCGCACGGTGCACAACATTCTCGACGTGGACAAGGATGGTCTGATCTCATTCAACGACTTCATACTCTTCGCGGAGCGGTTCAAGTCCCTGGGACATCTCTCGAACCAACAGGCGGAGGAATTTACCAGTATTATCAAG CTAACCTGGGAGGAGCAGTGGGGTGCAATAGACCCGTACAACTTCGTGACGGTGGAGCAGTACCTGGAGGACATGCACCACGTGCTGAACGACAAGTCGCTGAAGAAGAGGGCGTACCGCTGGCTGCCGTACTTGTTCAAA GCGGTAGACAAGGACAAGTCCGGCTTCATATCAGTGCACGAGTTCAAGCTGTTCTTCAAGTGCTTGGGGCTGGACAACGAGAAGGCAGCCGTCGCCTTCGCAGTCATAGACGTTAACGGG GATGGAAAACTATCACAAAAAGAATTCGTGAAGTTAGGCAAAGAATTCTTCTGCACTGAAGACGAGAAGAAAGTCTCCAAAATGTTCTGGGGACCACTAATGAACTAA
- the LOC118275161 gene encoding vacuolar protein sorting-associated protein 29 produces the protein MLVLVLGDLHIPHRCSSLPLKFKKLLLPGRIQHILCTGNLCTKESYDYLKTLASDVHVVRGDFDEISTYPEQKVITVGQFRIGLIHGHQIVPWGDEESLALVQRQLDVDILISGHTHRFEAYEHENKFYINPGSATGAFTPLYQETIPSFVLMDIQSSTVVTYVYKLLGDEVKVERIEYKKA, from the exons ATG TTGGTACTAGTACTTGGTGATCTGCACATTCCTCATCGCTGCAGCAGCTTGCCCCTGAAGTTCAAGAAGCTGCTGTTACCAGGCAGAATACAACACATCCTGTGTACCGGCAACCTTTGTACAAAGGAGTCCTATGATTATTTGAAGACTTTAGCTAGTGATGTCCATGTTGTTAGAGGAGATTTTGATGAg ATCTCAACATATCCAGAACAGAAAGTGATCACCGTAGGCCAGTTCCGTATTGGTCTCATTCATGGTCACCAGATAGTGCCGTGGGGTGACGAAGAGTCCCTCGCACTGGTGCAGAGGCAGCTGGACGTAGACATCCTCATATCAGGCCACACACATCGGTTCGAGGCGTACGAGCATGAGAACAAGTTCTATATCAACCCTGGATCTGCTACTGGAGCCTTCACACCTCTCTACCA AGAAACAATCCCATCATTCGTGTTGATGGACATCCAAAGTTCGACAGTGGTGACATATGTATACAAACTACTCGGCGATGAAGTCAAAGTGGAAAGGATTGAGTATAAGAAAGCCTAA
- the LOC118275159 gene encoding egalitarian protein homolog, which translates to MESMEYELARNLTLLFFVERLLDKGEPRTLHDLSCQFGAKGFTKEMRQIAGGSQSGLKKFLAQYPALFSIDGDYVDINTFQKHPCGAGASSNNDYIEEAKEYFAGKMVQYGEGTEVPIKSLLGHRSQASPQVRHISGQRIKEFKDFLLKHPDTFQIIDDNVVLVSENHRRGNAHTNSEQFHNLPVANINTDTAQQLLDYVAQCIEAKGPVMVDQLFHLIVSRFPQEYWYQMFKSPADLSAFLKIFSDSFHVQSNLVTLISKPKIPVMYLNSKTKAKTDVPKPVVEEKPVSPIPPPVESPTPSDGKKSPANNRILSPIESPRGPQANIANQTLKQRINSIVIKNLAENMVRDRVNNHLNARSAEETNGTPSLRNNLMGEAWRQKVLQCTTVIANVRECATLIESIMVPKRNAKNIVSFDCEGINLGLKGVLTLCQIATMNGEVYILDIMACPGMVVEGKIKELLESENVVKIIHDCRNDSVNLHNQFEIVLKNVFDTQAAHAVLQLQQQGVPVYKVKNLSLNALCELYNAPMNPMKEQLKNVYRRDQRYWARRPLTKDMIIYSASDVLSLVNPAIYAYMSSNIKPENQQLFEELSNEQVFMHIQPTEVKLRKRQRKINTEVGELKQKLAETTKNIVLSNREIRLLRYIELTEEEKEKLKGCHKISKKLEKLEAIGHDKDSDSDDDERENEMASLESNPSDPISSPHSTQPPSLTESMQMMDEILSDTNMDKVEKINRLEAILSAVAPLSGELEDKFSQTMEQTLPLLKNKDWSNLSQILNLGEPDRKSCSCRCHNSNSDEVKCNDLNETKKTEVGSQTLSTGDIVITRIHFREEDKANERILDATPLSKRVGINNMS; encoded by the coding sequence ATGGAATCAATGGAATATGAGCTCGCTAGGAACCTTACTCTGTTGTTCTTTGTGGAACGCCTGCTCGACAAAGGCGAGCCGCGCACGTTGCACGATCTTTCCTGCCAGTTTGGTGCCAAAGGATTCACCAAGGAGATGCGACAGATTGCTGGCGGGTCGCAGTCGGGCTTAAAGAAGTTCCTGGCTCAATACCCGGCGTTGTTCAGCATAGACGGGGACTATGTTGATATCAACACGTTCCAGAAGCATCCTTGTGGGGCTGGCGCCTCGTCCAACAACGACTACATCGAGGAAGCGAAGGAGTACTTCGCCGGCAAGATGGTCCAGTACGGCGAGGGCACAGAGGTGCCAATCAAAAGCCTCCTAGGGCACAGGAGCCAGGCCTCCCCGCAGGTGCGTCACATCTCCGGTCAGAGGATCAAGGAGTTCAAGGACTTCCTCCTGAAGCACCCGGACACCTTCCAGATCATCGATGACAACGTCGTTCTAGTCAGTGAGAATCATAGGAGAGGTAACGCACACACAAATTCTGAACAATTCCACAATCTACCTGTAGCTAATATTAACACAGACACTGCCCAACAGTTGTTAGACTATGTTGCACAGTGTATTGAGGCCAAAGGGCCTGTGATGGTAGACCAGCTCTTCCATTTAATAGTATCACGTTTTCCACAAGAGTATTGGTATCAGATGTTCAAGTCTCCCGCTGATTTGAGCGCGTTCTTAAAGATATTTTCAGATTCATTCCATGTTCAATCAAACTTGGTCACACTAATTAGTAAACCAAAAATACCTGTTATGTATCTTAACTCGAAAACAAAAGCAAAGACTGATGTACCAAAGCCTGTGGTTGAGGAGAAACCCGTATCCCCGATTCCCCCTCCAGTAGAGAGTCCGACTCCATCAGATGGCAAAAAGAGCCCAGCAAACAACAGAATACTCAGTCCTATAGAATCTCCCCGAGGACCGCAAGCTAACATTGCCAACCAGACTCTTAAACAAAGAATTAATTCTATTGTCATAAAGAATTTGGCAGAAAACATGGTTCGTGACAGAGTAAATAATCATTTGAATGCTCGAAGTGCTGAGGAAACAAATGGAACTCCAAgtttaaggaataatttaatgGGTGAGGCGTGGCGTCAGAAGGTGCTCCAGTGCACAACTGTCATAGCTAATGTCAGGGAATGTGCTACCCTGATTGAAAGCATTATGGTACCCAAGCGTAATGCTAAGAACATTGTCTCATTTGATTGTGAAGGTATAAACCTTGGCCTCAAAGGAGTATTGACATTATGTCAAATAGCCACCATGAATGGTGAAGTGTACATACTAGATATAATGGCATGTCCAGGCATGGTTGTGGAGGGTAAAATTAAGGAACTATTAGAGAGTGAAAATGTAGTTAAAATTATACATGACTGTAGGAATGATTCAGTCAATTTACACAATCAATTTGAGATTGTTTTGAAGAATGTTTTTGACACTCAAGCAGCGCATGCTGTGCTACAATTGCAACAACAGGGTGTGCCTGTTTACAAAGTCAAGAATCTAAGTCTCAATGCTTTATGTGAATTGTACAATGCTCCTATGAATCCCATGAAGGAACAATTGAAAAATGTGTACCGCAGGGACCAACGCTACTGGGCAAGGAGACCATTGACAAAAGATATGATCATTTACTCTGCCTCTGATGTCCTGTCCTTAGTAAACCCAGCTATTTATGCATACATGTCCAGTAATATTAAACCAGAGAATCAGCAGCTGTTTGAAGAACTGAGCAATGAACAAGTATTCATGCACATTCAACCAACTGAAGTTAAATTGCGAAAAAGGCAAAGAAAAATTAACACAGAAGTTGGTGAGTTGAAGCAAAAACTGGCAGAGACAACCAAAAATATTGTGCTCAGTAACAGAGAGATCAGACTACTCAGATACATTGAGCTCACTGAAGaggaaaaagaaaaattgaAAGGTTGTCACAAGATATCCAAGAAATTGGAGAAACTTGAAGCTATTGGACATGATAAAGATTCTGACTCTGATGACGATGAAAGAGAAAATGAAATGGCCAGCCTGGAATCCAACCCATCTGACCCAATATCATCCCCACACTCCACACAACCACCAAGTCTCACAGAATCTATGCAAATGATGGATGAAATACTGTCAGACACAAACATGGATAAAGTTGAGAAAATCAACCGTCTCGAAGCCATTCTGTCGGCGGTCGCCCCCCTCAGTGGAGAGTTGGAGGATAAATTCTCACAAACAATGGAACAGACACTGCCATTGCTCAAAAATAAGGATTGGTCCAATCTAAGCCAAATTTTGAACTTAGGAGAGCCTGATAGGAAAAGCTGTAGCTGCAGATGCCATAATTCCAATTCTGATGAAGTCAAGTGCAATGATCTCAATGAAACTAAGAAAACAGAGGTTGGTTCACAAACTCTCAGTACAGGGGACATTGTGATCACACGGATTCACTTCAGGGAGGAAGACAAAGCAAACGAAAGGATCCTCGATGCAACTCCTTTGAGCAAAAGAGTGGGCATCAACAATATGTCTTGA